One part of the Magallana gigas chromosome 5, xbMagGiga1.1, whole genome shotgun sequence genome encodes these proteins:
- the LOC136275624 gene encoding uncharacterized protein → MDSQKIHITRFSGHVHEDPQKFLDELDSYLILHGIKVTSTDRKCAAFHLHLQGPALSWYQRLADTVKYNWNNLRAAFLAQYNNNRCFHIDVEKFHSLRLQPNQRIEDFYATVVDLGTRLEVADRDIMHRFIAGLPDQLAFFVRAGRPIDLAQAFESSLFGAASGYRKSDPPELLQPTAAPETCTTIPMAAAATQPSIDDLVRKIELLSTQVDDLRQLNSRNQDRHIPRGGFRM, encoded by the coding sequence ATGGATTCACAGAAAATCCATATTACGAGATTTTCCGGCCATGTACACGAAGACCCCCAGAAGTTCCTCGACGAACTGGACAGTTACTTGATCCTTCACGGCATTAAAGTAACATCGACAGACCGTAAGTGTGCTGCTTTTCACCTACATCTACAAGGACCGGCTTTGTCCTGGTACCAACGACTGGCCGACACTGTAAAGTATAATTGGAATAATTTGCGTGCAGCTTTCCTGGCACAGTATAACAACAACCGTTGTTTCCACATTGACGTTGAGAAGTTCCACTCATTAAGATTGCAACCAAACCAACGCATTGAGGACTTCTATGCCACAGTGGTAGATCTGGGCACAAGATTAGAGGTTGCTGACAGAGACATCATGCATCGTTTCATCGCGGGCCTCCCAGACCAGCTGGCGTTTTTCGTTCGGGCAGGCCGACCTATCGATTTGGCCCAGGCTTTTGAATCCTCCCTCTTTGGCGCTGCAAGTGGTTACAGGAAATCTGACCCTCCAGAGCTGTTGCAGCCCACTGCTGCCCCAGAGACTTGTACTACCATACCTATGGCTGCTGCTGCCACACAGCCCTCCATTGACGACCTCGTTAGGAAGATTGAGTTGCTCTCTACCCAAGTAGACGACCTTCGTCAGCTTAACTCTCGCAACCAGGACCGCCACATCCCACGAGGAGGATTCCGCATGTAG